A stretch of Equus caballus isolate H_3958 breed thoroughbred chromosome 11, TB-T2T, whole genome shotgun sequence DNA encodes these proteins:
- the ZNF750 gene encoding zinc finger protein 750 — protein sequence MSLLKERKPKKPHYIPRPPGKPFKYKCFQCPFTCNEKSHLFNHMKYGLCKNSITLVSEQDRVPKCPKSNSLDSKQTSQLDPVAKPTSSKSVTSGLSHFDAKLQHSKDAKENVDLHTCGPHTCPGQKPALLKEAVPLSPEATMGTQPALEGVVRPSAFVPVGEQRLKGPEHVEPPAVLPLPTPSTKATSFHTKSAFHAPGYPWRAGSPFLPPEFPHKVPPTKGFGAVSPYMHPTIPDYPPHFYTEHGLATVYSPYLLAGNAPECDATLLAVYGAQDHRRFLPHPGPIPKHLSPSPSTYDHYRFFQQHHSNLPIPYGFYRPESAFSSYGLRLPPVAGISQDQSSHLLEEAALVYPASSPSKLNPPNSHRKHTEFEKESPTPEDKDPSKDGQRDTEGTKMSPRAGSAATGSPGRPSPTNFTQTSQPCAGLCSLSDKLASSSLGRLHQPEQSLAAFKPIKRSPERPHSQAPENRDEAPKSLNAVNTDATAQTGSACHGPEAVPCSPEDGSRMAPLNLSKKPETRPAAAHDPVYEDFAELQDMPLNLSVKDPCNALTPRPSFHSPPQEAEPATAAPKTEPESSGDGPDHTETKRNSLDSDEAPSTSPTGKAQGSRGAADSSDEQKQTAAVALCQLAAYSPGNVRVGDGEPTAQGSACQQRSPTLSATGSQEAQCDLRPKGQKRTSPRDAGKSQQGTKKTKPSDTARVFTLRKRTRLS from the exons atgagtcttctcaaagagagaaaaccaaaaaagCCACATTATATCCCAAGGCCTCCAGGAAAACCCTTCAAGTATAAGTGTTTCCAGTGTCCCTTTACTTGCAACGAAAAGTCGCATCTCTTTAATCACATGAAGTACGGTCTTTGTAAAAACTCTATCACTTTAGTATCAGAGCAAGATCGCGTCCCCAAGTGCCCCAAATCCAACTCTTTAGACTCTAAGCAAACCAGCCAGCTGGACCCTGTGGCGAAGCCCACCTCCTCCAAGTCTGTCACAAGCGGGCTCTCACACTTTGACGCCAAGCTTCAACACAGCAAGGACGCCAAAGAAAATGTGGACCTGCACACGTGTGGGCCCCACACGTGCCCAGGACAGAAGCCTGCTCTCCTCAAGGAAGCAGTGCCCCTGAGTCCAGAAGCCACCATGGGCACCCAGCCCGCCCTGGAAGGCGTTGTGCGGCCTTCAGCATTTGTTCCAGTCGGAGAGCAGAGGCTGAAAGGCCCAGAGCACGTCGAGCCTCCTGCAGTGCTGCCCCTGCCCACGCCCAGCACCAAGGCCACCTCCTTCCACACCAAGTCTGCATTCCACGCTCCCGGCTACCCGTGGAGAGCTGGCTCACCTTTCCTCCCACCTGAGTTTCCACATAAAGTTCCCCCTACAAAGGGGTTCGGTGCCGTCTCCCCGTACATGCACCCCACGATCCCGGACTACCCACCTCACTTCTACACGGAGCATGGACTGGCCACCGTCTACTCACCCTACCTGCTGGCTGGGAACGCACCAGAGTGTGACGCCACCCTGCTCGCGGTCTACGGTGCCCAAGACCATAGGCGCTTCCTGCCTCACCCCGGGCCGATCCCTAAGCACTTGAGCCCCTCTCCATCCACATATGATCACTACAGATTTTTCCAGCAGCACCACTCCAATCTGCCAATTCCGTATGGATTTTACAGACCAGAGTCTGCGTTCTCCTCCTATGGTCTCAGACTGCCCCCCGTCGCTGGCATTTCACAAGATCAAAGCTCTCACCTACTGGAAGAAGCCGCTCTGGTCTACCCAGCCTCGAGTCCGTCCAAGTTAAACCCTCCCAACTCCCACAGAAAGCACACGGAGTTTGAGAAAGAAAGCCCAACTCCTGAGGATAAAGACCCTTCCAAAGATGGGCAGAGGGACACGGAAGGGACCAAAATGAGCCCGCGTGCAGGGAGCGCAGCCACAGGCTCCCCAGGAAGGCCGAGTCCCACCAACTTCACACAGACAAGCCAGCCGTGTGCCGGGCTGTGCAGCCTCTCGGACAAGCTGGCCTCCAGCAGCCTGGGAAGGCTCCATCAACCCGAGCAGAGCCTTGCAGCCTTCAAGCCCATCAAGAGAAGCCCAGAGCGCCCACACTCCCAGGCTCCAGAGAACAGAGACGAGGCTccaaaaag cctcaATGCTGTGAACACAGATGCCACGGCTCAGACAGGAAGCGCCTGTCATGGCCCAGAGGCCGTGCCTTGCAGCCCAGAGGATGGCTCCAGGATGGCCCCACTAAACCTCTCCAAGAAACCAGAGACCAGACCGGCGGCTGCTCACGACCCCGTTTACGAAGACTTCGCAGAACTGCAGGATATGCCTCTGAACCTCTCGGTGAAGGACCCCTGCAATGCCCTGACTCCGAGGCCCTCCTTCCACAGCCCACCACAAGAGGCAGAGCCTGCTACTGCTGCCCCAAAGACTGAGccagaaagttctggagacgggcCAGACCACACGGAGACAAAGCGAAACAGCCTTGACTCTGACGAGGCCCCATCGACAAGTCCCACAGGGAAGGCCCAGGGCTCGCGAGGAGCAGCCGACAGCAGTGACGAGCAGAAGCAGACGGCGGCCGTGGCCCTCTGCCAGCTGGCGGCCTACAGCCCAGGGAACGTCCGGGTGGGTGATGGGGAGCCCACAGCCCAGGGGTCTGCCTGCCAACAACGCTCCCCCACTCTCAGTGCCACAGGAAGCCAGGAAGCGCAGTGTGACCTCCGACCCAAAGGGCAAAAGAGGACAAGCCCAAGGGATGCAGGGAAGTCCCAGCAAGGCACTAAGAAGACGAAGCCGAGCGACACGGCTCGCGTCTTCACCCTACGGAAAAGAACACGGCTGTCCTAG